In Pseudomonadota bacterium, a single window of DNA contains:
- the ispH gene encoding 4-hydroxy-3-methylbut-2-enyl diphosphate reductase, which produces MNVVVAEHLGMCFGVKRALDIADSVSQPEHVTMLGEIVHNEQIVSALAARGYVTQPESAGTHIPDTPAVLITAHGISDRQRHALLAAGKSLHDTTCPLVTRVHKVARMLADKGYFIVVIGRHGHVEVRGLTGDLDAFEVVERVEEVRSYRQPRLGVVCQTTTAPAEATQIREAIAAANPEAEIRFIDTICHPTKARQQAVESLLPEVDALVVVGGRTSNNTRRLGDLAEACAVPWHHVQTVDDIDPEWRNRYRVIGLTAGTSTPDEAIEAVRERLMAL; this is translated from the coding sequence ATGAACGTGGTTGTGGCGGAGCATCTCGGCATGTGCTTCGGGGTGAAACGAGCCCTCGACATCGCTGATTCGGTGAGCCAGCCGGAGCACGTGACCATGCTCGGTGAGATCGTGCACAACGAGCAGATCGTGTCGGCGCTGGCGGCCCGCGGTTACGTCACCCAGCCCGAGAGCGCGGGCACGCACATCCCAGATACGCCCGCGGTGCTGATCACCGCCCACGGCATCAGCGATCGGCAGCGCCACGCCCTTCTCGCGGCGGGAAAGTCGCTGCACGACACCACCTGTCCGCTGGTGACGCGGGTGCACAAGGTGGCCCGCATGCTGGCCGACAAGGGATACTTCATCGTGGTGATCGGCCGTCATGGTCACGTCGAGGTGCGTGGCCTCACGGGCGATCTCGATGCATTCGAGGTGGTCGAGCGCGTGGAGGAGGTTCGTTCGTACCGTCAGCCACGACTCGGTGTGGTGTGTCAGACCACCACCGCCCCCGCCGAGGCCACGCAGATTCGTGAGGCCATCGCGGCCGCCAATCCGGAGGCGGAGATCCGCTTCATCGACACCATCTGCCACCCCACAAAGGCCCGCCAGCAGGCTGTGGAGAGCCTTCTGCCTGAGGTGGACGCCCTCGTGGTGGTGGGGGGACGCACCTCGAACAACACGCGCCGGCTCGGTGATCTGGCCGAGGCCTGCGCGGTCCCGTGGCATCACGTGCAGACCGTCGATGACATCGATCCAGAATGGCGAAATCGCTACCGGGTCATCGGGCTCACGGCGGGAACGTCAACGCCGGACGAGGCCATCGAGGCTGTTCGAGAACGACTGATGGCGCTCTGA